A section of the Ictalurus punctatus breed USDA103 chromosome 8, Coco_2.0, whole genome shotgun sequence genome encodes:
- the gria2b gene encoding glutamate receptor 2b isoform X4: MQQITSFSLLFHLHALFWGCTLAGAPSVQIGGLFPRGADQEYSAFRVGMVQFSTPEFRLTPHIDNLEVTNSFAVTNCFCSQFSRGVYAIFGFYDKKSVNTITSFCGTLHVSFITPSFPLDGTQQFILQMRPDIKGPLLSLIEYYKWDKFAYLYDSDRGLTTLQVVLDTAAERKWQVTAINVGNMKDDKKDEAYRSLFQDLENKKERRVILDCEQEKVKDIMEQIITIGRHVKGYHYIVANLGFVDGDLSKIQYGGANVSGFQIVDFEDPLVSKFDQRWEALEEKEYPGADSKIRYTSALTYDAVQVMTEAFRYLHKQRIDISRRANNGDCLANPAVPWAQGVEIERALKQVRVEGLTGNIQFDQYGRRVNYTVHVMELKNNGPVKIGYWNEMDKMAVTKSDLFPNDTMGLENKTVIVTTILEAPYVMLKKNADLFLDNERYEGYCVDLAAEIAKHCGFKYRLKIVGDGKYGARDAETKIWNGMVGELVYGKADIAVAPLTITLVREEVIDFSKPFMSLGISIMIKKPQKSKPGVFSFLDPLAYEIWMCIVFAYIGVSVVLFLVSRFSPYEWHTEEYEDGQIQTSESTNEFGIFNSLWFSLGAFMRQGCDISPRSLSGRIVGGVWWFFTLIIISSYTANLAAFLTVERMVSPIESAEDLAKQTEIAYGTLDSGSTKEFFMRSKIALFEKMWAYMRSAEPSVFVKTTAEGVMRVRKSKGKYAYLLESTMNEYIEQRKPCDTMKVGGNLDSKGYGIATPKGSSLRTPVNLAVLKLSEQGVLDKLKNKWWYDKGECGAKDSGSKEKTSALSLSNVAGVFYILVGGLGLAMLVALVEFCYKSRAEAKRMKVAKSAQNINPTSSQNSQNFATYKEGYNVYGIESVKI, translated from the exons tctGTTCACAGTTCTCACGAGGAGTTTATGCCATTTTCGGATTCTACGATAAGAAGTCTGTGAACACGATAACGTCGTTCTGCGGAACGCTGCACGTCTCCTTCATCACTCCGAGTTTTCCTCTGGACGGAACGCAGCAGTTCATCCTGCAGATGAGGCCCGACATTAAAGGACCCTTACTGAGCCTCATCGAGTACTACAAGTGGGACAAATTCGCTTATCTGTACGACAGCGACCGAG GACTGACCACTCTGCAGGTGGTGCTGGACACGGCAGCCGAGAGGAAGTGGCAGGTGACGGCTATAAACGTGGGCAACATGAAGGACGACAAGAAAGACGAAGCATATCGCTCGCTCTTCCAGGATCTGGAGAACaagaaggagaggagagtgatccTGGACTGTGAACAGGAAAAAGTCAAAGACATCATGGAGCAG ATTATAACGATCGGGAGGCACGTTAAAGGATATCACTACATCGTAGCCAACCTG GGCTTTGTGGATGGAGACCTGTCCAAAATTCAGTACGGCGGAGCAAACGTGTCAGGATTCCAGATTGTGGATTTTGAAGATCCTCTAGTGTCCAAATTTGACCAGCGCTGGGAAGCTTTGGAAGAAAAGGAATATCCCGGAGCCGACAGTAAGATCAGG TACACTTCAGCATTGACGTACGACGCCGTGCAGGTGATGACGGAAGCGTTTCGTTACCTGCACAAGCAGAGGATCGACATCTCGCGCAGGGCTAATAACGGAGACTGTCTGGCTAACCCGGCCGTGCCGTGGGCCCAGGGTGTGGAGATCGAACGTGCACTAAAACAg GTGCGCGTCGAAGGTCTAACCGGGAACATCCAGTTCGATCAGTACGGCAGGAGAGTGAATTACACCGTCCATGTCATGGAGCTGAAGAACAACGGTCCTGTTAAG ATTGGTTACTGGAATGAAATGGACAAGATGGCGGTCACAAAATCGGACCTTTTCCCCAATGATACGATGGGTCTGGAGAACAAGACGGTGATAGTCACTACCATCCTG GAAGCACCGTACGTGATGCTGAAGAAGAACGCGGACCTGTTTTTGGATAACGAGAGGTACGAGGGTTACTGTGTCGACCTGGCAGCCGAAATCGCCAAGCACTGCGGCTTTAAATATCGCCTGAAAATAGTAGGGGATGGAAAATACGGAGCCCGAGACGCAGAGACGAAGATCTGGAACGGGATGGTCGGAGAGTTGGTTTATGGG AAAGCCGATATCGCCGTGGCTCCGTTGACCATCACGCTGGTCAGAGAGGAAGTGATTGACTTCTCGAAGCCCTTCATGAGCCTGGGAATCTCCATCATGATCAAAAAGCCGCAGAAGTCCAAGCCGGGCGTGTTTTCGTTCCTGGACCCTCTGGCGTACGAGATCTGGATGTGCATCGTGTTCGCCTACATCGGCGTGAGCGTCGTGCTCTTCCTGGTCAGCCGTTTCAGCCCGTACGAGTGGCACACGGAGGAGTACGAGGACGGACAGATCCAGACCAGCGAGTCTACGAATGAATTTGGGATATTTAACAGCCTCTGGTTCTCGCTCGGAGCCTTTATGAGACAAGGATGCGATATTTCACCGAG GTCTCTCTCGGGCCGGATCGTGGGCGGCGTGTGGTGGTTCTTCACTCTGATCATCATCTCCTCGTACACCGCCAACCTGGCTGCGTTTCTCACCGTGGAGAGGATGGTGTCGCCCATCGAGAGCGCCGAGGATCTGGCCAAGCAGACTGAGATCGCTTACGGGACGCTCGACTCCGGATCGACCAAAGAGTTTTTCATG CGATCCAAAATTGCTCTCTTCGAGAAGATGTGGGCGTACATGCGCAGCGCCGAGCCGTCCGTCTTCGTGAAAACGACGGCGGAGGGAGTGATGCGAGTGCGCAAGTCGAAAGGGAAGTACGCCTACCTGCTGGAGTCCACCATGAACGAGTACATCGAGCAGCGAAAGCCCTGCGACACCATGAAGGTCGGCGGGAACCTCGACTCGAAGGGCTACGGCATCGCCACGCCCAAAGGATCCTCATTAAG AACGCCAGTAAACCTTGCAGTATTGAAACTCAGTGAGCAAGGCGTCTTAGACaagctgaaaaacaaatggTGGTACGATAAAGGTGAATGTGGAGCCAAGGACTCGGGAAGTAAG GAGAAGACGAGTGCGCTCAGCCTGAGCAACGTGGCCGGTGTGTTCTACATCCTGGTGGGCGGTTTGGGCCTGGCCATGCTGGTGGCTCTGGTCGAGTTCTGTTACAAGTCGCGCGCCGAGGCCAAGCGCATGAAGGTGGCAAAGAGTGCACAGAATATTAATCCCACTTCCTCGCAGAATTCTCAGAATTTTGCCACTTATAAGGAAGGGTACAACGTATATGGGATCGAAAGTGTAAAAATTTAA